A genomic window from Candidatus Denitrolinea symbiosum includes:
- a CDS encoding carboxylating nicotinate-nucleotide diphosphorylase: MLPTEILDSIQRALAEDIGAGDATTLSIVPPEATMRGQIIAKQDGIIAGLDVARAAYELLDSAVEFSPQLADGSRVTRAGLLALVSGRTSSLLTAERTALNFLGRMSGIATLTRQFVDAVAGTRAVILDTRKTAPGLRAVDKLAVKLGGGGNHRIGLYDMILIKDNHIDYAGGIEEAVRRAKAARSGLPIEVEARTMNDVRVALSLGVERILLDNMSVEMMAEAVRLTNGRAKLEASGNVTLETVRRIAETGVDFISVGALTHSAKAFDVSFDYLK; the protein is encoded by the coding sequence ATGCTTCCCACCGAAATCCTCGACTCCATCCAACGCGCCCTCGCCGAAGACATCGGCGCTGGCGACGCGACCACCCTCTCCATCGTCCCGCCCGAAGCGACCATGCGCGGCCAGATCATCGCCAAGCAGGATGGCATCATCGCGGGACTCGACGTCGCCCGCGCCGCCTACGAACTGTTGGACTCCGCCGTGGAGTTCTCTCCCCAACTAGCCGACGGTTCACGCGTGACCCGCGCGGGGTTGCTCGCCCTCGTCTCTGGTCGGACCTCCAGCCTGCTCACCGCCGAACGGACGGCGCTCAACTTCCTCGGGCGGATGTCTGGCATCGCCACGCTCACGCGCCAATTCGTGGACGCGGTCGCTGGCACGCGCGCCGTCATCCTCGACACGCGCAAGACCGCCCCAGGTCTGCGCGCCGTGGACAAGTTGGCCGTCAAACTCGGCGGCGGCGGCAATCACCGCATCGGCCTGTACGACATGATCCTGATCAAAGACAATCACATCGACTACGCGGGGGGAATCGAAGAAGCCGTCAGACGCGCAAAGGCCGCTCGAAGCGGACTCCCGATCGAGGTCGAAGCGCGAACCATGAACGATGTGAGAGTCGCGCTGAGTCTGGGCGTCGAAAGAATCCTGCTCGATAACATGTCGGTGGAAATGATGGCCGAAGCCGTGCGTCTGACGAACGGCCGCGCTAAATTGGAAGCCTCGGGCAACGTCACGCTGGAGACCGTCCGCCGCATCGCCGAAACGGGCGTGGACTTCATCTCCGTCGGCGCGCTGACCCACTCAGCCAAAGCGTTCGATGTGAGTTTTGATTATCTGAAATAA
- a CDS encoding L-aspartate oxidase, which translates to MLQTDVLIIGAGIAGATAALKLAEDPNRHITVITREPDPHESNTGYAQGGIISRGPNDSADLLVKDILEAGAGASLPEAARILAEEGPRLLEKILIASAHVPFDRGEDENYEWGQEAAHSRRRILHVGDGTGRAIARGLVAQLKSKSNIQWFTNATAVDLITYPHHSRNPLDTYKPIVCHGAYVFDRNKGAVHRTLAGATVLATGGLGRIYRNTTNPAGARGDGLAMASRAGARIVNAEYVQFHPTALAVPGAEGFLISEAVRGEGGILLTPEGQPFMEKYAPEWKDLAPRDVVARAIHTEMTEHAYTYVLLDIASHKDAEWIRERFPNIYATCLKAGIDITREPIPVVPAAHYFCGGVQVDEWGRTNIANLYAVGEVSCTGLHGANRLASTSLLEGLVWGNRAGEDIVKRDNISLYVENVPAWDESGLTDDRDPALIQGDMQTIQNIMWYYVGLVRSGDRLSRAIRELRHLQNEIETFYRTTKLSDGLIGLRNAVEAALIVAQSAQHNRQSRGCHYRVDSVEVGDRLI; encoded by the coding sequence ATGCTCCAAACAGACGTACTCATCATCGGCGCGGGGATCGCGGGGGCGACGGCGGCGCTGAAATTGGCGGAAGATCCCAACCGTCACATCACTGTCATCACGCGCGAGCCTGACCCGCACGAATCCAACACGGGGTACGCGCAGGGCGGGATCATCAGCCGCGGTCCCAACGACAGCGCCGACCTGCTGGTGAAGGACATCCTCGAGGCGGGCGCGGGCGCGTCATTGCCCGAGGCGGCGCGCATTCTGGCGGAGGAGGGACCTCGTCTGCTAGAAAAAATTCTGATTGCCTCAGCCCATGTCCCGTTCGACAGAGGCGAGGATGAGAACTATGAATGGGGTCAGGAGGCCGCGCATTCCCGCCGTCGAATCCTGCACGTCGGCGATGGGACAGGCCGCGCCATCGCACGCGGACTCGTCGCACAACTGAAGTCGAAGTCCAACATCCAGTGGTTCACCAACGCCACTGCCGTTGACCTGATCACGTACCCGCACCACTCGCGCAACCCACTCGACACGTACAAGCCGATCGTGTGTCATGGCGCGTACGTGTTCGACCGCAACAAGGGCGCGGTGCATCGGACGCTGGCGGGCGCGACGGTTCTCGCGACGGGCGGGCTGGGTCGCATTTACCGAAACACGACCAACCCCGCGGGCGCGCGCGGCGACGGGCTGGCGATGGCTTCGCGGGCGGGCGCGCGGATCGTCAACGCGGAGTACGTCCAGTTCCACCCGACCGCGCTGGCCGTGCCTGGCGCGGAGGGATTTTTGATCAGCGAGGCGGTGCGTGGCGAGGGCGGGATTCTGCTCACGCCCGAGGGACAGCCGTTCATGGAAAAGTACGCGCCCGAATGGAAAGACCTCGCACCGCGTGACGTGGTGGCGCGCGCCATCCACACGGAAATGACCGAGCACGCGTACACGTATGTGCTGCTCGACATCGCTTCGCACAAGGACGCCGAGTGGATTCGTGAACGATTCCCGAACATTTACGCCACCTGTCTCAAGGCGGGCATTGACATCACGCGCGAGCCGATCCCCGTGGTGCCTGCCGCGCATTATTTCTGCGGCGGCGTGCAGGTGGACGAGTGGGGGCGGACGAACATCGCGAATTTGTACGCGGTGGGCGAGGTCTCGTGCACGGGTCTGCACGGCGCGAACCGACTGGCGTCCACGTCGCTGTTGGAGGGATTGGTGTGGGGGAATCGCGCGGGGGAAGATATAGTAAAGCGAGATAATATCTCGCTCTACGTTGAGAACGTCCCCGCGTGGGACGAAAGCGGGTTGACCGACGACCGCGACCCCGCGCTGATCCAGGGCGACATGCAGACCATCCAGAATATCATGTGGTATTACGTGGGACTCGTCCGCAGCGGCGACCGTCTCTCGCGCGCCATCCGCGAGTTGCGTCACCTGCAAAACGAGATCGAGACCTTCTACCGCACCACCAAACTCAGCGACGGACTCATCGGGTTGAGAAACGCCGTCGAAGCCGCGCTGATCGTGGCACAGTCCGCGCAGCATAACAGGCAGAGCCGCGGGTGTCATTATCGGGTCGATTCGGTGGAGGTGGGGGACAGACTGATATAA
- a CDS encoding quinolinate synthase has product MNQQTQAMYDKMRAKLEKVVPDVELRIKAEIAVEINALKVERNAVILGHNYMEPALFYSIPDFVGDSLDLSRKAAQTDKDVIVFCGVKFMAEAAKILNPNKTVLLPSDKAGCSLAAAITADDVRALKARFPGVPVVTYVNTYADVKAESDICCTSSNAKAVVESLGVDKVIFLPDEYLGGNVARELGWNIVYPDIHSTAKHAKSAKENQELNLSDLSGLRGKTLIGWRGRCEVHEKFTVNDIQTVRAQFPDVSVLSHPECSPEVTAASDFSGSTNAMIRYVKESTAPQYLVLTECAMGDNIAAANPEKEMLRLCMVRCPHMNTITMEDTLEALKFNRYEIDVPEEIRVRAARSVQRMIEIG; this is encoded by the coding sequence ATGAACCAACAAACCCAAGCGATGTACGACAAAATGCGGGCGAAACTCGAAAAGGTTGTCCCCGATGTGGAACTGCGTATCAAAGCCGAGATCGCCGTGGAGATCAACGCGCTGAAGGTTGAGCGCAACGCGGTCATCCTCGGTCACAACTACATGGAGCCAGCGCTGTTCTACTCCATCCCCGATTTCGTCGGCGACTCGCTCGACCTGAGCCGCAAGGCCGCGCAAACCGACAAGGATGTGATCGTCTTCTGCGGCGTCAAGTTCATGGCCGAGGCCGCCAAGATCCTGAACCCGAACAAGACCGTGCTCCTGCCGTCGGACAAGGCGGGCTGTTCGCTGGCCGCCGCCATCACCGCGGACGATGTGCGCGCGTTGAAGGCGCGCTTCCCTGGTGTGCCAGTCGTGACCTACGTCAACACCTACGCGGACGTGAAGGCCGAGAGCGACATCTGCTGCACGTCATCTAACGCGAAGGCAGTCGTGGAATCGCTCGGCGTGGATAAGGTCATCTTCCTGCCTGATGAATATCTGGGCGGGAATGTGGCGCGCGAGTTGGGATGGAACATCGTTTACCCTGACATTCACTCAACCGCAAAGCACGCCAAGAGCGCGAAGGAAAACCAAGAATTAAATCTTAGCGACCTTAGCGGTCTTCGCGGTAAAACCCTGATCGGCTGGCGCGGACGTTGCGAAGTCCACGAGAAATTCACTGTCAACGACATCCAGACCGTGCGCGCACAATTCCCCGATGTGTCCGTGCTGTCCCACCCCGAGTGCAGTCCCGAAGTGACCGCCGCCTCTGATTTCTCGGGCAGCACCAATGCCATGATTCGCTACGTCAAAGAATCCACCGCGCCGCAATATCTCGTCCTCACTGAGTGCGCCATGGGCGACAACATCGCCGCGGCCAACCCCGAGAAGGAAATGCTGCGCCTGTGCATGGTGCGCTGTCCGCACATGAACACGATCACGATGGAAGACACGCTCGAAGCGCTGAAGTTCAACCGCTACGAGATTGACGTGCCCGAGGAGATTCGCGTCCGCGCGGCGCGGTCGGTGCAGAGGATGATTGAGATTGGGTAG